The following coding sequences lie in one Heyndrickxia oleronia genomic window:
- a CDS encoding IS3 family transposase (programmed frameshift) produces MGTRVHYAEEVKWEVIKMKQAGMTNKEIMEQLGIKNKTQIKTWMRWYKTGQTYRFSQQVGKQYSYGKESEEMSELEELKLKNKQLEAQLAIIKKVPGDRKELEPRVIVQVVEELSATFKIIDILGVLGIPKSTYYRWKKKYKKVELTSLEELVIKLCKKNFYHYGHRKIKSILNRKYGINVNRKTVQKIMQKFEIQCQVKKKRQKYICGESNIIVPNTLNRNFKASRLNEKWVTDITYLPYGSTMLYLSTIMDLYNNEIVAYKIGTSQDINLVLDTLREAVELRKPVGLLLHSDQGSVYTSHAYQNLAKRKGITTSMSRKGNCHDNAVIESFHSSLKSEGFNAQSRASISNSKVVQIVNQYMYRYNHVRIQAKLNYLSPLEYRGQAA; encoded by the exons ATGGGCACAAGAGTACATTACGCAGAAGAAGTAAAATGGGAAGTAATTAAAATGAAACAAGCTGGAATGACAAACAAAGAAATAATGGAACAACTGGGGATAAAAAATAAGACTCAAATTAAAACATGGATGCGATGGTACAAAACAGGCCAAACCTATCGATTTTCGCAACAAGTTGGAAAACAATATTCCTACGGTAAAGAATCGGAGGAAATGAGTGAGCTAGAAGAATTAAAACTAAAGAATAAACAGCTAGAGGCTCAATTGGCAATTATAA AAAAAGTACCAGGAGATCGAAAGGAGTTGGAGCCACGAGTCATTGTCCAAGTTGTAGAAGAACTCTCAGCCACTTTTAAAATAATTGATATTCTTGGAGTATTAGGCATACCTAAGTCAACATATTACCGTTGGAAAAAGAAGTATAAAAAAGTTGAGCTAACTTCATTAGAAGAGCTAGTAATCAAGCTGTGTAAGAAAAACTTCTATCACTATGGTCATCGTAAAATTAAATCCATCTTAAACAGAAAGTATGGGATAAATGTAAACCGCAAAACTGTACAAAAAATTATGCAAAAGTTTGAGATTCAGTGTCAAGTTAAGAAGAAGCGACAAAAGTACATTTGTGGTGAGAGTAATATTATTGTGCCGAACACTCTCAATCGTAATTTTAAAGCAAGCCGATTAAATGAAAAATGGGTAACCGACATTACCTACTTACCTTATGGCTCGACTATGTTATATTTATCAACGATTATGGACTTATATAACAACGAAATAGTGGCTTACAAAATAGGTACGAGCCAAGATATTAACCTAGTATTAGACACATTGAGGGAAGCTGTAGAATTACGTAAACCAGTAGGGTTACTTCTTCATAGCGACCAGGGATCTGTCTATACTTCACATGCATATCAGAATTTGGCCAAAAGAAAAGGCATTACCACAAGCATGTCCCGAAAAGGAAACTGCCATGATAATGCCGTCATTGAATCCTTTCACTCCTCGCTAAAGTCGGAAGGATTCAACGCTCAAAGTAGAGCATCTATATCCAATTCTAAAGTAGTACAAATTGTAAATCAATACATGTACCGATATAATCATGTACGAATTCAGGCAAAATTAAACTACCTGTCCCCACTGGAATACAGGGGACAGGCAGCATAG
- a CDS encoding GntR family transcriptional regulator produces MLIKSDSRHLYLQVIDRIKKDIDTGVYKEKEKLPSEFDLAKQLGISRATLREALRILEEENVITRRHGVGTFVNPKPLFTSGIEHLYSVTDMIIQGGMEPGTIFLSSKTQESTEEDMNRFLCNEEEDIAVIERVRTANGNPVVYCIDKIPEKLFPWEYSYNDSSFFNILEQKNGKRITHAVTQIEPIGYHEKISPILECDPETALLVLKQLHYNEDDKPVLYSVNYFKADKFSFHVVRKRI; encoded by the coding sequence ATGTTAATTAAATCAGATAGTCGGCATCTTTATCTCCAAGTGATCGATAGAATTAAAAAAGATATCGATACAGGAGTATATAAAGAAAAGGAAAAATTGCCATCTGAATTTGACTTAGCAAAACAGTTAGGGATTAGTCGGGCGACATTGCGTGAGGCACTTCGAATTCTCGAGGAAGAAAACGTTATCACCCGTCGTCATGGTGTTGGTACATTTGTAAATCCAAAGCCATTATTTACTTCAGGTATTGAGCATTTATATAGTGTGACCGATATGATTATCCAAGGCGGAATGGAACCTGGAACGATTTTTTTAAGTTCAAAGACTCAGGAATCGACAGAGGAAGATATGAATCGTTTTTTATGTAATGAAGAAGAGGATATCGCTGTCATTGAAAGGGTAAGAACTGCAAATGGTAATCCAGTAGTTTACTGTATTGATAAAATACCAGAAAAGCTCTTTCCTTGGGAATATTCATATAATGATAGCTCGTTCTTCAATATTTTAGAGCAAAAAAACGGCAAAAGGATTACACATGCGGTGACACAAATAGAGCCAATAGGCTACCATGAAAAGATTTCACCCATACTCGAATGTGATCCTGAAACCGCTCTATTAGTTCTAAAACAGCTTCATTACAATGAGGACGATAAACCAGTTCTATACTCTGTTAATTATTTCAAGGCAGATAAATTCAGTTTTCACGTTGTTAGAAAACGAATCTAG
- a CDS encoding FtsK/SpoIIIE family DNA translocase, whose amino-acid sequence MAAKRKRRSKKSQQIKINIRFELVGIVLIALSLISIIKLGAVGKACVFFFRFFLGEWYMVALIGIIWLAVYLMIKREWPFFFGRKLCGIYIFLISLLLLSHVKLFELLSREGHVKNPSVLQSTWELFWKEVKGDTSTPDMGGGIIGAILFAVSHFLFDSLGTKILCMVLIVIGFILITGKSIGTVFEKLGARIKEFVSHQWEMSKNDLKEWKIDRKEKKEQKKIDAMVEESVIEEKQQVDSDKEIKPIISSFTERAYTPEEMDKPQHEPDNPSISTKSEEIAEEDLAPNITFTEVENEDYQLPPISLLKRPKATDQSREYNLIHANAAKLERTFQSFGVKARVTQVHLGPAVTKYEVHPDVGVKVSKIVSLSDDIALALAAKDIRMEAPIPGKSAIGIEVPNSEVAVVSLREVLEAKELDKPESKLQIGLGRDITGEAVLAELNKMPHLLVAGATGSGKSVCINGIITSILMRAKPHEVKLMMVDPKMVELNVYNGVPHLLAPVVTDAKKASQALKKVVSEMERRYELFSHTGTRNIEGYNDHVKKHNLETGEKQPLLPYIVVIVDELADLMMVASNDVEDSITRLAQMARAAGIHLIIATQRPSVDVITGVIKANIPSRIAFAVSSATDSRTILDMGGAEKLLGRGDMLFLPVGASKPVRVQGAFLSDDEVEEVVDFVISQQKAQYQEEMIPDDITETIEEVDDELYDDAVQLIAEMQTASVSMLQRRFRIGYTRAARLIDEMEVRGVVGPYEGSKPRVVLIPKPSEEQSS is encoded by the coding sequence ATGGCGGCTAAAAGGAAACGAAGGAGCAAGAAGTCTCAGCAGATAAAGATAAATATACGTTTTGAATTGGTAGGAATTGTGTTAATTGCTCTAAGTTTAATATCAATTATAAAGCTTGGTGCAGTTGGTAAAGCTTGTGTATTCTTTTTTCGCTTCTTTTTAGGTGAATGGTATATGGTCGCTTTAATAGGCATCATTTGGCTAGCTGTCTATTTAATGATTAAAAGAGAATGGCCATTCTTTTTTGGTCGTAAGCTATGCGGTATATATATTTTTCTAATCAGTTTATTGTTATTAAGTCATGTGAAATTATTTGAATTATTAAGCCGTGAGGGACATGTGAAAAATCCAAGTGTGTTACAAAGTACTTGGGAATTATTTTGGAAAGAAGTGAAGGGAGATACATCAACACCAGATATGGGTGGTGGTATAATTGGTGCGATTTTATTTGCTGTGTCTCACTTCTTATTTGATTCTCTAGGAACAAAAATACTGTGTATGGTCCTAATTGTAATTGGCTTCATTCTTATAACTGGGAAATCCATTGGTACTGTCTTTGAAAAATTGGGTGCTCGTATAAAAGAGTTTGTCAGCCATCAATGGGAAATGTCCAAAAATGATTTAAAAGAATGGAAAATAGATCGAAAAGAAAAGAAAGAACAGAAAAAAATAGACGCTATGGTTGAGGAATCAGTTATTGAGGAAAAACAACAAGTAGATTCTGACAAAGAAATTAAACCAATTATATCGAGTTTTACAGAAAGAGCTTATACTCCTGAGGAAATGGATAAGCCACAACATGAACCTGATAACCCTTCTATTTCTACAAAAAGTGAAGAAATAGCAGAAGAAGATTTAGCACCGAATATTACGTTTACAGAAGTTGAAAATGAAGATTATCAATTACCACCTATTTCATTATTGAAAAGACCAAAAGCAACAGATCAAAGCAGAGAATATAATTTAATTCATGCGAATGCTGCAAAATTAGAAAGAACCTTTCAAAGCTTTGGAGTTAAAGCACGTGTGACGCAGGTGCATTTAGGTCCAGCTGTAACAAAGTATGAAGTGCATCCAGATGTAGGTGTAAAGGTTAGTAAAATAGTCAGTCTCAGTGATGATATTGCTCTTGCGCTCGCTGCAAAGGATATACGAATGGAAGCACCCATTCCTGGAAAATCAGCGATTGGTATTGAAGTGCCAAATTCAGAAGTAGCAGTTGTCTCGTTAAGAGAAGTACTAGAAGCAAAAGAATTGGACAAGCCTGAATCTAAATTACAAATTGGTTTAGGACGCGATATCACAGGGGAAGCAGTCCTGGCAGAGCTAAATAAAATGCCCCATCTTTTAGTAGCTGGTGCGACCGGTAGTGGGAAAAGTGTATGTATAAATGGAATCATAACTAGTATTCTTATGAGGGCAAAACCACATGAAGTCAAATTAATGATGGTTGACCCAAAAATGGTTGAATTAAATGTGTATAATGGTGTTCCCCATTTACTGGCACCCGTAGTTACAGATGCCAAAAAAGCATCACAAGCACTTAAAAAAGTTGTAAGTGAGATGGAACGTCGATATGAATTATTTTCGCACACGGGAACTAGGAATATTGAAGGGTATAATGATCATGTAAAAAAACATAATTTAGAAACTGGAGAAAAGCAACCATTACTCCCATACATAGTCGTAATTGTGGATGAGCTGGCTGATCTTATGATGGTCGCTTCAAATGATGTGGAGGACTCAATCACTAGACTTGCTCAAATGGCTCGTGCAGCAGGAATTCATTTAATCATTGCCACTCAAAGACCATCAGTTGATGTTATAACAGGGGTTATTAAAGCAAATATACCATCTAGAATTGCATTTGCTGTTTCATCGGCAACCGATTCTCGGACCATTCTTGACATGGGTGGAGCTGAGAAACTATTAGGAAGAGGAGATATGCTGTTTCTTCCTGTTGGTGCATCGAAACCAGTACGTGTACAAGGGGCATTTCTCTCAGATGATGAGGTAGAGGAAGTGGTAGACTTTGTTATATCTCAACAAAAGGCCCAATACCAAGAGGAAATGATTCCAGATGATATAACTGAAACAATTGAGGAAGTCGACGATGAACTTTATGATGATGCCGTTCAACTGATTGCTGAAATGCAAACAGCCTCAGTCTCAATGTTGCAACGGCGGTTTCGGATTGGTTATACAAGAGCAGCTCGATTAATTGATGAAATGGAAGTAAGAGGTGTAGTTGGTCCTTATGAAGGAAGTAAACCAAGGGTCGTTCTTATACCAAAACCTTCAGAAGAACAAAGCTCATGA
- a CDS encoding ATP-dependent Clp protease proteolytic subunit, whose amino-acid sequence MEQQPSPEKSDENKDNKPGIIDKIQQLGQTNVPQLSQDTNIHCLTIVGQIEGHMQLPPQNKTTKYEHVIPQIVAIEQNPKIEGLLVILNTVGGDVEAGLAISEMLASLSKPTVSIVLGGGHSIGVPIAVSCDYSFIAGTATMTIHPIRLTGLVIGVPQTFEYLDKMQERVINFVTEHSNIEEDVFKELMFAKGNLTRDIGTNVVGIDAVKTGLINEVGGVGAAIKKLNELIEVNKNQNSSEGMIQ is encoded by the coding sequence ATGGAGCAACAGCCTTCTCCAGAGAAATCCGATGAGAATAAAGATAATAAGCCGGGAATTATTGATAAAATTCAACAGCTAGGCCAAACAAATGTCCCACAATTATCGCAGGACACAAATATTCATTGCTTAACAATTGTTGGACAAATCGAGGGGCATATGCAGTTGCCACCACAAAATAAAACAACAAAATATGAACATGTTATTCCACAAATCGTGGCGATTGAACAAAATCCTAAAATTGAGGGACTTCTTGTCATTTTAAATACGGTAGGTGGAGATGTTGAAGCGGGACTTGCGATTTCAGAAATGCTAGCATCATTATCAAAACCGACTGTTTCTATCGTTTTAGGTGGCGGACATTCAATAGGTGTACCGATCGCGGTTTCATGCGATTACAGCTTTATTGCTGGAACAGCAACGATGACTATTCATCCCATTCGTTTAACGGGACTAGTAATTGGTGTCCCACAAACATTTGAATACTTAGACAAAATGCAAGAACGGGTCATAAACTTTGTTACAGAGCATTCAAATATTGAAGAAGATGTCTTTAAAGAATTAATGTTCGCGAAAGGGAATTTAACAAGGGATATTGGAACAAACGTGGTTGGCATTGATGCAGTAAAAACAGGGCTAATTAATGAAGTCGGCGGGGTAGGAGCTGCAATAAAAAAATTAAATGAATTGATCGAAGTAAATAAAAATCAAAATAGTTCTGAAGGAATGATTCAATGA
- a CDS encoding ribonuclease J: protein MKKRKNELIKIIPLGGVGEIGKNMYVIEVDEDIFVMDAGLMYPEDEMLGIDIVIPDITYLENNKERIKGIFLTHGHEDAIGALPYILMKIDVPVYGTNLTVALAKEKLKEVKLKRQVEFTIIQSNSKVEFDTVTITFFKTTHSIADSVGICIHTSEGNIVHTGDFKFDQGVKGFYQAEIGKMANIGEQGVLCLLSDSTEAEHPGYSISETTVANQLSSAFHSAKGRVILACFASNLLRIQQVFDAARENGRKIAVVGKSLERIYEISLKLGYLQMDSEDLIIPVQDIQKYEKDKVVVLATGNQGEPFVVLQKMAKGSHKHISIEKGDTVIITASPSPGLELYMSKTIDMLYRAGATVLSSSNKIHVTGHGLQEDLKLMLNLMKPKYFIPIQGEYRMLIAHGKLASQVGLAQDHIFIPGKGDIIEYKNNKMSIGGRVPSGNVLIDGIGVGDVGNIVLRDRRLLSQDGILIVVVTLNKAEKTIASGPEIISRGFVYVRESEELMLASTNLVREIVEKNMLKDAFDWSSIKQDIRDQLNYFLYEKTKRRPMILPIIMEI from the coding sequence TTGAAAAAGAGAAAAAATGAATTAATTAAAATTATACCCCTAGGAGGAGTAGGGGAAATTGGGAAGAATATGTATGTAATTGAAGTTGATGAAGACATTTTTGTGATGGATGCCGGTTTAATGTATCCAGAAGACGAAATGCTTGGAATTGATATTGTTATTCCTGATATAACTTATTTAGAAAATAATAAAGAACGGATTAAAGGAATATTTTTAACTCACGGCCATGAGGATGCCATCGGTGCCCTTCCGTATATTTTAATGAAAATAGATGTACCTGTATATGGTACCAATTTGACCGTTGCATTAGCGAAGGAAAAGTTAAAAGAGGTAAAGCTTAAACGACAAGTAGAGTTTACTATTATACAATCAAATTCAAAAGTGGAGTTTGATACAGTTACCATTACTTTTTTTAAGACTACCCATAGCATCGCTGATTCAGTAGGGATATGTATTCATACTTCTGAAGGAAATATTGTACATACGGGTGACTTTAAGTTTGATCAAGGTGTTAAAGGCTTCTACCAAGCAGAAATAGGAAAAATGGCGAATATCGGTGAACAGGGAGTTCTTTGTTTATTATCCGATAGTACGGAGGCCGAGCACCCTGGATACTCTATATCTGAAACAACTGTAGCAAACCAATTGTCCAGTGCTTTTCATTCAGCTAAAGGCAGAGTTATTCTAGCCTGTTTCGCCTCAAATCTTCTGCGTATCCAACAAGTATTTGATGCAGCCAGGGAAAATGGTAGAAAAATTGCTGTTGTTGGAAAAAGTTTGGAACGAATCTATGAAATCTCATTAAAACTTGGCTATCTACAAATGGATTCAGAGGATTTAATCATTCCTGTCCAAGACATACAGAAATATGAAAAAGACAAAGTGGTCGTATTAGCAACAGGTAATCAAGGAGAGCCATTCGTAGTCTTACAAAAAATGGCGAAAGGTTCACATAAACATATTTCAATTGAGAAGGGTGACACGGTAATTATTACTGCGAGCCCATCACCAGGATTAGAATTGTATATGTCAAAAACGATTGATATGCTTTATAGGGCTGGTGCAACCGTATTATCAAGTTCAAATAAAATTCATGTAACAGGTCATGGTTTACAAGAAGACTTGAAATTGATGTTAAACTTAATGAAACCTAAATATTTTATCCCTATTCAAGGGGAGTATCGAATGCTTATTGCACATGGTAAACTGGCAAGCCAAGTTGGATTGGCGCAAGATCATATTTTCATTCCTGGAAAAGGGGATATTATTGAATACAAAAATAATAAAATGAGCATCGGAGGAAGGGTTCCTTCTGGGAACGTCCTTATTGACGGTATTGGAGTGGGGGATGTAGGTAATATTGTTCTAAGAGACCGTCGATTATTATCACAAGATGGTATTCTTATTGTTGTTGTTACATTGAATAAAGCGGAAAAAACAATTGCTTCAGGACCAGAAATTATATCAAGAGGTTTTGTCTATGTGAGGGAATCAGAAGAATTGATGCTTGCCTCAACTAATTTAGTACGTGAGATTGTTGAAAAAAATATGTTAAAAGATGCATTTGATTGGTCAAGCATTAAACAAGATATTCGTGATCAATTAAATTACTTTTTATATGAAAAAACAAAGCGCAGACCAATGATTCTGCCAATTATTATGGAAATTTAA
- a CDS encoding YlzJ-like family protein, whose amino-acid sequence MILYTTVPQELIFQTDANEYSKYKTIVYNNVPMLVEQLEHNYRIVRILSSNPVDFLNSELNPGQMISFF is encoded by the coding sequence ATGATCCTCTATACAACTGTTCCACAGGAATTAATTTTTCAAACGGATGCAAATGAATATAGTAAATATAAAACCATCGTCTACAATAATGTACCAATGCTAGTAGAACAATTAGAACATAATTATCGGATTGTACGAATACTTAGTAGTAATCCAGTTGATTTCTTAAACAGTGAGTTGAATCCAGGACAAATGATATCCTTCTTCTAA
- a CDS encoding BMP family lipoprotein, with amino-acid sequence MKKRKIGFALSLVLAAGTLLGACGTSDKEEGSTGKGDKKKEFTVALVTDVGGVDDKSFNQSAWEGLKKFGEDNGLEKGTDGYHYLQSKSDADYKTNLNTAVRNKFDLIYGIGYKLKPAIEEVAKQRKDSHFAIVDDVITDRDNVASITFKEHEGSFLVGVVAGLTTKSNKVGFIGGTDSDLINKFAAGFQAGVKAVKPDADVKIEFAGAFDKADKGQSMASAMYKSGIDIIYHAAGGTGNGVFTEAKNLKQKDPNSNVWVIGVDRDQVDEGQVKVDGKDYNVTLTSMIKRVDLAVEDLSKKAKDGKFPGGEHIEYGINEDAVGIAPSQENLTPEVLKAVDEWKEKIMNGEIEVPLKPTK; translated from the coding sequence GTGAAAAAGCGCAAAATTGGTTTCGCTCTCTCACTAGTGCTAGCTGCAGGAACACTATTAGGTGCTTGTGGTACAAGTGATAAGGAAGAAGGTTCAACAGGCAAGGGAGACAAGAAAAAGGAATTTACTGTTGCTTTAGTGACTGATGTTGGTGGTGTTGATGACAAATCATTTAACCAATCAGCATGGGAAGGTCTAAAAAAATTTGGTGAAGATAATGGATTGGAAAAAGGTACAGATGGTTATCACTACCTTCAATCAAAATCTGACGCCGATTATAAAACAAACCTAAATACAGCAGTTCGTAATAAATTTGATTTAATTTATGGAATTGGTTATAAATTAAAGCCAGCTATAGAAGAAGTCGCTAAACAAAGAAAAGACAGTCACTTCGCGATTGTTGATGATGTGATTACAGATAGAGATAATGTTGCAAGTATTACGTTTAAAGAACATGAAGGTTCATTCTTAGTTGGTGTAGTAGCAGGCTTGACAACTAAATCAAATAAGGTTGGATTTATTGGTGGTACAGATAGTGACCTTATTAATAAATTTGCTGCTGGATTCCAAGCAGGTGTAAAAGCGGTTAAACCTGATGCAGATGTGAAAATTGAATTTGCAGGTGCATTTGACAAAGCAGATAAGGGTCAATCAATGGCATCTGCGATGTACAAATCAGGTATTGATATTATTTATCATGCGGCCGGTGGAACTGGTAATGGCGTATTCACAGAAGCGAAAAACTTAAAACAAAAAGATCCGAATAGTAATGTTTGGGTAATTGGTGTTGACCGCGACCAAGTGGATGAAGGACAAGTAAAAGTAGACGGCAAAGACTATAATGTAACTTTAACATCTATGATTAAACGTGTAGATTTAGCAGTTGAAGATTTATCTAAAAAAGCAAAAGACGGGAAATTCCCTGGTGGAGAACATATTGAATATGGTATCAATGAAGATGCTGTAGGTATTGCACCTTCCCAAGAGAATTTAACACCTGAAGTGCTTAAAGCTGTTGATGAATGGAAAGAAAAAATTATGAATGGTGAAATTGAAGTGCCATTAAAACCGACAAAATAA
- a CDS encoding ABC transporter ATP-binding protein: MEYVIEMLGIRKEFPGIVANDDITLQVKKGEIHALLGENGAGKSTLMNVLFGLYQPEKGEIRVKGKKVNITNPNIANDLGIGMVHQHFMLVDTFTVTENIILGKEPKSSGTIDIKKAEKEVREISEKYGLSVNPKAKIADISVGMQQRVEILKTLYRGAEIIIFDEPTAVLTPQEITELIQIMKTLIKEGKSIILITHKLKEIMEVCDQVTVIRKGKGIGTVNVKETNPNELANLMVGREVVFTTQKIPSNPKQNVLEIKDLVVKDSRGVPAVRGLNLNVRAGEIIGIAGVDGNGQTELIEAITGLRKSESGSIKINEKEIRNLKPRKITESGVGHIPEDRHKHGLVLDFPIGENIVLQTYYQKPYSKNGILNFKQIYQKATKLIQEFDVRTPSEYTLARSLSGGNQQKAIIGREVDRNPDLLIAAQPTRGLDVGAIEFIHKRLIEQRDNGKAVLLISFELDEILNVSDRIAVIYEGTIVAIVDPKTTTEQELGLLMAGSKGQEAGEQTNV; encoded by the coding sequence GTGGAGTATGTTATAGAAATGTTAGGGATTCGCAAAGAATTTCCTGGTATTGTTGCGAATGATGACATTACCTTGCAAGTCAAGAAAGGGGAAATTCATGCACTTTTAGGTGAAAATGGAGCTGGAAAATCGACCTTAATGAATGTTCTTTTCGGTTTATACCAGCCTGAAAAAGGAGAAATTCGAGTTAAAGGTAAAAAAGTGAATATTACTAATCCTAATATCGCCAATGACTTAGGAATTGGAATGGTTCATCAGCATTTTATGCTAGTGGATACTTTTACAGTCACTGAAAATATTATTCTAGGAAAAGAGCCTAAATCATCGGGTACGATAGATATTAAAAAAGCAGAAAAGGAAGTTCGTGAAATATCTGAAAAGTATGGTTTATCAGTTAACCCAAAAGCAAAAATAGCTGATATTTCAGTTGGTATGCAGCAACGTGTTGAAATCTTAAAAACATTGTATCGCGGGGCAGAAATTATTATATTTGATGAACCAACAGCAGTGTTGACACCCCAAGAGATTACCGAATTAATTCAAATAATGAAAACACTTATTAAAGAAGGGAAATCCATCATATTAATTACACACAAACTGAAGGAAATTATGGAGGTTTGTGATCAGGTTACAGTTATTCGGAAGGGGAAAGGCATAGGAACTGTTAATGTGAAAGAAACAAATCCTAATGAACTGGCGAATTTAATGGTTGGACGTGAAGTAGTGTTCACTACACAAAAAATCCCTTCCAATCCAAAACAAAATGTATTAGAAATAAAAGATTTGGTTGTCAAGGATTCTAGAGGAGTTCCTGCTGTACGAGGGTTAAACTTAAATGTTCGTGCTGGTGAAATTATTGGAATTGCTGGTGTTGATGGAAATGGACAAACAGAGCTTATTGAGGCAATTACTGGCTTGAGAAAATCGGAAAGCGGTTCGATTAAAATAAATGAAAAAGAGATTCGTAATTTAAAGCCAAGGAAAATTACTGAATCCGGAGTAGGCCATATTCCGGAGGATCGGCATAAGCATGGTTTAGTTTTAGATTTTCCTATTGGAGAAAATATTGTATTACAAACCTATTATCAGAAGCCTTACTCGAAAAATGGGATATTGAATTTTAAACAAATCTATCAGAAAGCAACAAAGCTAATACAAGAATTTGATGTTCGTACACCAAGTGAATATACATTAGCTCGTTCTTTATCTGGAGGAAATCAGCAAAAGGCTATTATTGGACGCGAAGTAGATAGAAATCCCGATTTATTAATTGCTGCTCAGCCTACTAGGGGATTGGATGTTGGGGCAATTGAATTTATTCATAAGCGACTGATTGAACAAAGAGATAATGGAAAAGCTGTTTTGCTTATATCCTTTGAGCTTGATGAAATCTTGAATGTCAGTGATAGAATCGCAGTTATATATGAAGGAACAATTGTTGCAATAGTTGATCCTAAAACAACAACAGAGCAAGAGCTAGGCCTATTAATGGCTGGATCGAAAGGTCAGGAAGCAGGTGAACAAACAAATGTCTAA